Proteins co-encoded in one Nicotiana sylvestris chromosome 7, ASM39365v2, whole genome shotgun sequence genomic window:
- the LOC104239378 gene encoding uncharacterized protein, translated as MVKAYIVEMFDYHMAEVEKSDKRVKDYLMNVGYERWSRAHSAINRTLTMTSNIVESINAVPKAARELPVLPLLDYIRQFIGQWNVTNLKNAVTPSTSYLYSVLDKGKQRMVFLKDRTCSCRRFQLDELSCAHAWAVLKYKYIEYCSVYYTRKYLLKTYEIPIYPVPNESTWKIPAEVLNEKVLPPDVTKTIGRARKERYKPISEKKRKRSISCGQCGEEVHNRKTCRNNPKRG; from the exons ATGGTCAAAGCATACATAGTTGAGATGTTTGATTACCATATGGCAGAGGTAGAGAAAAGTGATAAGAGGGTTAAAGATTACTTAATGAATGTTGGGTATGAAAGATGGTCCAGAGCACATTCCGCTATCAATAGAACATTGACGATGACTTCAAACATTGTGGAGTCGATCAATGCAGTGCCCAAGGCTGCTAGGGAACTCCCAGTACTGCCTTTGCTAGACTACATAAGGCAATTTATCGGACAATGGAATGTTACAAACCTAAAGAATGCA GTGACCCCTTCGACGAGTTACTTATATTCAGTACTTGACAAGGGTAAGCAGAGAATGGTGTTCCTAAAAGATCGAACTTGCAGCTGTAGAAGGTTTCAGTTGGATGAGCTGTCATGTGCACATGCTTGGGCAGTATTAAAATACAAATACATTGAGTATTGCTCGGTATACTATACCAGGAAGTACCTATTGAAGACCTATGAAATTCCAATTTATCCGGTTCCTAATGAAAGCACATGGAAAATTCCTGCAGAAGTTCTAAATGAAAAAGTCTTGCCACCAGACGTGACTAAAACAATAGGAAGGGCAAGGAAGGAGAGGTACAAGCCAATATCTGAAAAGAAACGAAAAAGGTCGATTTCATGTGGACAGTGTGGAGAAGAAGTTCACAACAGGAAAACTTGTAGAAATAATCCAAAGAGAGGATGA